A region from the Triticum urartu cultivar G1812 chromosome 1, Tu2.1, whole genome shotgun sequence genome encodes:
- the LOC125528949 gene encoding pre-mRNA-processing factor 19-like, which translates to MICAISGEVPDEPVVSKRSGLLFERRLIERYIEDHGKCPVTKEELSMDDIVLVKTNKVVRPRPLQAASIPGLLGIFQNEWDALMLSNFALEQQLHTARQELSHALYQVFV; encoded by the exons ATGATCTGTGCAA TCTCCGGCGAGGTGCCGGATGAGCCGGTGGTATCAAAGAGGTCGGGGCTCCTCTTTGAGCGGCGGCTCATCGAGCGCTACATTGAG GACCATGGAAAGTGTCCAGTTACGAAGGAGGAACTCTCCATGGACGACATCGTGCTGGTGAAGACCAACAAG GTCGTGAGGCCCAGGCCTCTGCAGGCTGCAAGCATTCCCGGACTCCTTGGAATCTTTCAAAAC GAGTGGGATGCTCTTATGCTTTCTAATTTTGCTTTGGAGCAGCAGCTTCACACAGCAAGACAAGAACTTAGTCATGCGTTATACCAGGTCTTTGTTTGA